One segment of Mus caroli chromosome 6, CAROLI_EIJ_v1.1, whole genome shotgun sequence DNA contains the following:
- the Slc13a4 gene encoding solute carrier family 13 member 4 isoform X2: MGFDELRKMLEAACAYVLLVTAVYWVSEAVPLGAAALVPAFLYPFFGVLRSSEVAAEYFKNTTLLLVGVICVAAAVEKWNLHKRIALRMVLMAGAKPGMLLLCFMCCTTMLSMWLSNTSTTAMVMPIVEAVLQELINAEEEQLTAGNSSTEEAELMGLDVNNRQTSMELIFVNEDTSAADFTSLMQNKNLNGVPMVTKSIKTANQQQEKKQQPSQEKPGVPTPSSKNQELNKKKYRSHHDQMICKCLSLSISYAATIGGLTTIIGTSTSLIFLEHFNNQYPAAEVVNFGTWFLFSFPISLIMLVVSWFWMHWLFLGCNFKETCSLSKKKKTRREELSEKRIREEYEKLGDISYPEMVTAFFFILMTVLWFTREPGFVPGWDSFFEKKGYRTDATVSVFLGFLLFLIPAKKPCFGKKSDGTGQEASKGIEPIITWKDFQKTMPWEIVILVGGGYALASGSKSSGLSTWIGHQMLSLSSLPPWAITLLACVLVSIVTEFVSNPATITIFLPILCTLSETLHINPLYTLVPVTMSISFAVMLPVGNPPNAIVFSYGHCQIKDMVKAGLGVNVIGLVIVMVAINTWGVSLFHLDAFPAWAKVSNITDQT; this comes from the exons ATGGGTTTTGATGAGTTGAGGAAAATGCTG GAAGCTGCGTGTGCTTACGTGTTGCTTGTGACCGCTGTGTACTGGGTGTCTGAGGCCGTGCCTCTCGGAGCTGCAGCCCTCGTGCCTGCCTTCCTCTACCCGTTCTTCGGTGTTCTCCGATCCAGTGAG GTGGCGGCTGAGTACTTCAAGAACACCACGCTGCTGTTGGTGGGCGTCATCTGTGTGGCAGCAGCTGTGGAGAAGTGGAATTTACACAAGCGCATCGCCCTGCGCATGGTCTTGATGGCGGGAGCCAAGCCTGGCAT gctcctgctgtgCTTCATGTGCTGCACCACCATGCTGTCCATGTGGCTCTCCAACACCTCCACCACCGCCATGGTGATGCCCATCGTGGAGGCGGTGCTGCAGGAGCTCATCAACGCTGAGGAGGAACAGCTGACGGCCGGCaactccagcactgaggaggctgagctCATGG GTCTTGACGTAAACAACCGACAGACATCCATGGAACTCATCTTTGTCAATGAAGA CACGTCGGCTGCAGACTTCACTTCTCTGATGCAGAACAAG AATCTGAATGGTGTGCCCATGGTCACCAAATCCATCaaaacagcaaaccaacagcaagagaagaagcagcagccatCACAG GAAAAACCAGGAGTCCCGACCCCCAGCTCCAAGAACCAAGAACTGAACAAGAAGAAGTACAGATCCCACCATGACCAAATGATCTGCAAGTGCCTTTCTCTGAGCATTTCCTATGCTGCCACCATTGGTGGCCTGACCACCATCATAGGCACCTCCACCAGCCTCATTTTCTTAGAGCATTTCAACAA CCAGTATCCAGCGGCGGAGGTGGTGAACTTCGGAACCTGGTTCCTCTTCAGCTTCCCCATCTCGCTCATCATGCTGGTGGTCAGCTGGTTCTGGATGCACTGGCTCTTCCTGGGCTGCAA CTTCAAAGAGACCTGCTCTCtgagcaagaagaagaagaccagGAGGGAGGAGCTATCAGAGAAGAGGATCCGGGAGGAATATGAGAAGCTAGGAGACATTAG CTACCCTGAGATGGTGACTGCCTTTTTCTTCATCCTGATGACGGTGCTGTGGTTTACCCGGGAGCCCGGCTTTGTCCCTGGCTGGGattctttctttgaaaa GAAAGGCTACCGCACTGACGCCACAGTCTCTGTATTCCTTGGCTTCCTGCTTTTCCTCATTCCAGCAAAGAAGCCCTGCTTTGGGAAAAAGAGTGACG GAACAGGCCAGGAAGCCTCCAAAGGGATAGAGCCCATCATCACGTGGAAGGACTTCCAGAAAACTATGCCCTGGGAGATTGTCATTCTGGTGGGAGGAGGCTACGCCCTGGCTTCTGGCAGCAAG AGCTCTGGCCTCTCCACATGGATCGGGCACCAGATGCTGTCCCTGAGCAGCCTCCCGCCATGGGCTATCACCCTGCTGGCGTGTGTCCTGGTGTCCATTGTCACAGAGTTTGTCAGCAATCCAGCCACCATCACCATCTTCCTGCCCATCCTTTGTACCCTG TCCGAAACGCTGCACATCAATCCACTGTACACCCTGGTCCCCGTTACCATGTCAATCTCCTTCGCTGTGATGCTGCCCGTGGGCAACCCCCCCAACGCCATCGTCTTCAGCTATGGGCACTGCCAGATCAAAGACATG GTGAAAGCCGGTCTGGGAGTCAATGTCATCGGTCTGGTGATCGTGATGGTGGCCATCAATACTTGGGGAGTTAGCCTCTTCCACTTGGATGCTTTCCCAGCCTGGGCTAAAGTCAGCAACATCACTGATCAGACCTAA
- the Slc13a4 gene encoding solute carrier family 13 member 4 isoform X1, translated as MGLLQGLLQARKLLLVICVPLLLLPLPTIYPTSEAACAYVLLVTAVYWVSEAVPLGAAALVPAFLYPFFGVLRSSEVAAEYFKNTTLLLVGVICVAAAVEKWNLHKRIALRMVLMAGAKPGMLLLCFMCCTTMLSMWLSNTSTTAMVMPIVEAVLQELINAEEEQLTAGNSSTEEAELMGLDVNNRQTSMELIFVNEDTSAADFTSLMQNKNLNGVPMVTKSIKTANQQQEKKQQPSQEKPGVPTPSSKNQELNKKKYRSHHDQMICKCLSLSISYAATIGGLTTIIGTSTSLIFLEHFNNQYPAAEVVNFGTWFLFSFPISLIMLVVSWFWMHWLFLGCNFKETCSLSKKKKTRREELSEKRIREEYEKLGDISYPEMVTAFFFILMTVLWFTREPGFVPGWDSFFEKKGYRTDATVSVFLGFLLFLIPAKKPCFGKKSDGTGQEASKGIEPIITWKDFQKTMPWEIVILVGGGYALASGSKSSGLSTWIGHQMLSLSSLPPWAITLLACVLVSIVTEFVSNPATITIFLPILCTLSETLHINPLYTLVPVTMSISFAVMLPVGNPPNAIVFSYGHCQIKDMVKAGLGVNVIGLVIVMVAINTWGVSLFHLDAFPAWAKVSNITDQT; from the exons GAAGCTGCGTGTGCTTACGTGTTGCTTGTGACCGCTGTGTACTGGGTGTCTGAGGCCGTGCCTCTCGGAGCTGCAGCCCTCGTGCCTGCCTTCCTCTACCCGTTCTTCGGTGTTCTCCGATCCAGTGAG GTGGCGGCTGAGTACTTCAAGAACACCACGCTGCTGTTGGTGGGCGTCATCTGTGTGGCAGCAGCTGTGGAGAAGTGGAATTTACACAAGCGCATCGCCCTGCGCATGGTCTTGATGGCGGGAGCCAAGCCTGGCAT gctcctgctgtgCTTCATGTGCTGCACCACCATGCTGTCCATGTGGCTCTCCAACACCTCCACCACCGCCATGGTGATGCCCATCGTGGAGGCGGTGCTGCAGGAGCTCATCAACGCTGAGGAGGAACAGCTGACGGCCGGCaactccagcactgaggaggctgagctCATGG GTCTTGACGTAAACAACCGACAGACATCCATGGAACTCATCTTTGTCAATGAAGA CACGTCGGCTGCAGACTTCACTTCTCTGATGCAGAACAAG AATCTGAATGGTGTGCCCATGGTCACCAAATCCATCaaaacagcaaaccaacagcaagagaagaagcagcagccatCACAG GAAAAACCAGGAGTCCCGACCCCCAGCTCCAAGAACCAAGAACTGAACAAGAAGAAGTACAGATCCCACCATGACCAAATGATCTGCAAGTGCCTTTCTCTGAGCATTTCCTATGCTGCCACCATTGGTGGCCTGACCACCATCATAGGCACCTCCACCAGCCTCATTTTCTTAGAGCATTTCAACAA CCAGTATCCAGCGGCGGAGGTGGTGAACTTCGGAACCTGGTTCCTCTTCAGCTTCCCCATCTCGCTCATCATGCTGGTGGTCAGCTGGTTCTGGATGCACTGGCTCTTCCTGGGCTGCAA CTTCAAAGAGACCTGCTCTCtgagcaagaagaagaagaccagGAGGGAGGAGCTATCAGAGAAGAGGATCCGGGAGGAATATGAGAAGCTAGGAGACATTAG CTACCCTGAGATGGTGACTGCCTTTTTCTTCATCCTGATGACGGTGCTGTGGTTTACCCGGGAGCCCGGCTTTGTCCCTGGCTGGGattctttctttgaaaa GAAAGGCTACCGCACTGACGCCACAGTCTCTGTATTCCTTGGCTTCCTGCTTTTCCTCATTCCAGCAAAGAAGCCCTGCTTTGGGAAAAAGAGTGACG GAACAGGCCAGGAAGCCTCCAAAGGGATAGAGCCCATCATCACGTGGAAGGACTTCCAGAAAACTATGCCCTGGGAGATTGTCATTCTGGTGGGAGGAGGCTACGCCCTGGCTTCTGGCAGCAAG AGCTCTGGCCTCTCCACATGGATCGGGCACCAGATGCTGTCCCTGAGCAGCCTCCCGCCATGGGCTATCACCCTGCTGGCGTGTGTCCTGGTGTCCATTGTCACAGAGTTTGTCAGCAATCCAGCCACCATCACCATCTTCCTGCCCATCCTTTGTACCCTG TCCGAAACGCTGCACATCAATCCACTGTACACCCTGGTCCCCGTTACCATGTCAATCTCCTTCGCTGTGATGCTGCCCGTGGGCAACCCCCCCAACGCCATCGTCTTCAGCTATGGGCACTGCCAGATCAAAGACATG GTGAAAGCCGGTCTGGGAGTCAATGTCATCGGTCTGGTGATCGTGATGGTGGCCATCAATACTTGGGGAGTTAGCCTCTTCCACTTGGATGCTTTCCCAGCCTGGGCTAAAGTCAGCAACATCACTGATCAGACCTAA